A segment of the Aromatoleum aromaticum EbN1 genome:
CCGCTGCTCGGCCATGCCAGCTGGCATGCCTACAAGGATCTCGTCGAGTAATGCCCGTGCTGCCCCGGCCGCAAGGGCCTGCGGTCGGAAAACCGCGCAGCGGCAATGCGGTTAGAATGCGATACGTGCTCCAGCGCCCCTTTCTCCTGTCTTTCCTCCCGTCCTCCTCCCAGCCTGCCGGAGAATCCCCATGCCCAATCCCCTCCTTGATTTTTCGGCGCTGCCGCGCTTCGACGACATCCGCCCGGAGCATGTCGCGCCGGCAATCCGCCAGCTCATCGACGAGAACCGCGCGCTGATCGCGGAGCTCGTCGCCGACCCCGCGCCGCCGACCTGGGCGAACTTCGTCACGCCGATGACCGAGGAAGGCGAGCGACTCGGTCGCGCGTGGGGCATCGTCGGCCATCTGCACAGCGTCATGGACGTGCCCGAATGGCGCGAAGCCTACAACGCGATGCTGCCCGAGGTGTCGAGCTTCTATGCCGAAGTCGGGCAGAACCTCGAGCTGTTCGAGAAATACCGGCTGCTGCACGACAGCGCCGAATACGACATGCTGTCTCCGGCGCGCCAGCGCATCATCGACCACGAGCTGCGCGACTTCCGCCTGTCGGGCGCCGAGCTGCCGGACGCCGACAAGCCGCGCTTCAAGGAAATCCAGGAAGAGCAGTCGGCGCTCGCGGCGAAATTTTCCGAGAACCTGCTCGACGCCACCAACGCCCACACCGAATGGATCGAGGACGAAGCGGAGCTCGCCGGACTGCCGGACGATGCGATCGCCGCGGCGCGCGCGGCCGCCGAACGCGACGGCAAGCCGGGGTGGAAATTCACGCTGCAGATGCCCGCCTACCTGCCGGTGATGCAGTACGCCGACAACCGCGAACTGCGCGCACGAATGTATCGCGCGTATGCGACACGCGCGTCGGAACAGGGCAGGCCGGAGCTCGACAACGGGCCGCTGATCGGCCGCATCCTCGCTCTGCGCGCCGAAGAGGCGAAGATGCTCGGGTACCGCAACTTCGCCGAAGTGTCGCTCGTGCCGAAGATGGCCGAAACGCCCGACGAGGTGCTCGCCTTCCTGCGCGAGCTGGCGACGAAAGCCAAGCCGTTCGCCGAGCGCGATCTCGCCGAACTGCAAGCTTTCGCCCGCACGGAACTGGGCCTCGATCCGCTCGAGCCGTGGGACATCGGTTATGCGTCGGAAAAACTGCGCCAGGCCCGTTACGCGTTCTCGGACCAGGAAGTGAAACAGTACTTCCCCGAGCCGAAAGTGCTCGAAGGCCTGTTCGGCGTGATCCGCACGCTGTATGGCGTCGACATCGTCGCCGACAACGCGCCGCTGTGGGATGCGGGCGCACATTTCTTCCGCATCGACCGGGACGGCGCGACGCTGGGACATTTCTACCTCGACCTGCACGCGCGCAAGACCAAGCGCGGCGGCGCATGGATGGACTCGGCGAGGAGCCGCTACGTCGGTCCGCGCGGCACGCAGACGCCGGTCGCGTACCTCGTATGCAACTTCCCCGGCCCGGTGGGAGGAAAGCCTCCGACCTTCACGCACGACGACGTGCTGACGCTGTTCCACGAATGCGGCCACGGCCTGCATCACCTGCTGACGCAGATCGACGACCTCGCGGTATCGGGCATCCACGGCGTCGAATGGGACGCCGTCGAACTGCCGAGCCAGTTCATGGAGAACTTCTGCTGGGAATGGGACGTGCTCTGCGGCATGACTTCGCATGTCGACACCGGGGCCCCGCTGCCACGCGAACTCTTCGACAAGATGATCGCGGCGAAGAACTTCCAGAGCGGCATGCAGACGGTGCGACAGCTCGAATTCTCGATGTTCGACCTGCGTCTGCACAGCGAGGTCGACGCGTCGGCCGGACCGGTTCCGGTCGAGCGCGTCATGGAGCTGCTCGACGAAGTGCGGCGCGAAGTCGCGGTGATGATCCCGCCGCCCTGGCACCGCTTCCCGCACAGCTTCTCGCACATCTTCGCCGGCGGCTACGGGGCCGGGTATTACAGCTACAAATGGGCTGAAGTGCTGTCGGCCGACGCGTTCGCGGCGTTCGAGGAAGCGGGCGCGGGGAAAGGGACGTTGCTGGACCGTGAAACGGGGGAACGCTTCTGGCGCGAAATCCTCGCTGTCGGAGGCAGCCGCCCGGCGCTCGAATCATTCAAGGCTTTCCGCGGCCGCGAACCGCGCGTCGATGCGCTGCTGCGGCACAACGGCATGGTGAGCGCATGACCCGCGCGCGAGAGTCACAGATGGGAGGCAGCCCCCTCCAGGACGCGCCGCTGCACATGCAGCGGGACGCCACGTTCGGTCATGTTCATCTGCGCGTTCGCGTGGTCGCCACCTCGGGCAAGATAATCCATGATTGCCCCGACGAACTGGCGCATGGCCCAATCGACACGCATTTCCAATCCACTGAATGCCATCGTCGCCCCCTTTCATGACGAAATGCGTGAATGCGCATGACGACATGTCGTAGCCTCCCGGGAGCCAAAGCCAGTTTTATGCCACGTGCAGGACACGACGTGGATACAATGAATTGCAGCGGGCACCGGGAGGGCGGCGGGCCTCGTCGTCACATGGTGTAAGAATTTCCGACACCCCCGCTCCGGCTGAACTGTTCAATCCCCACGCCACCCTGCATACGATGAAAATCGCCACCTGGAACGTAAACTCCCTCAAGGTCCGCCTGCCCCACGTGCTCGACTGGCTCGCGGCCAACCGGCCCGACGTGCTGTGCCTGCAGGAACTCAAGCTCGAGGACAAGTCGTTTCCGAGCGCCGAAATCGAAGCGGCCGGCTACCACGCAGCATTCAGCGGCCAGAAGACCTACAACGGCGTGGCGATACTGAGCCGCTCTGCGCTCGCCGGCATCGGCCACGGCATCCCGGGTTTCGATGACGAACAGAAACGCGTGCTCGCGGCGACGGTGAACGGCGTGCGCGTGATCTGCGGGTATTTCCCGAACGGACAGGCGGTTGGCTCGGAGAAATTCGCGTACAAGCTGCGCTGGCTCGCGGCCCTGACGGAGTGGCTGCGCGAAGAACTCAAGGCGCATCAGCGGCTGGTGCTGACGGGCGACTTCAACATCGCTCCCGAAGACCGCGACGCCCATCCGGACTGGAAGGACGAGATCCACGTCTCACCTGCCGAGCGCGCCGCTTTCGCCGCGCTGACCGGGCTCGGCCTGGCCGACGCTTATCGTCTTTTTCCGCAGGACGACAAGAGCTTTTCGTGGTGGGACTACCGCATGGGCGCTTTCCGGCGCAACTTCGGCCTGCGCATCGACCACATCCTGCTGTCGCCGGCGCTGCGCGATGTGTGCTGCGCGTGTACGATCGACAAGGCACCGCGCAAGCTCGAACGCCCGTCCGACCACGCTCCGGTGATCGCCGAACTCGAGTTGTAGCCCCATCGCCGCAGCGCGCGACGGAAGACGACGATGACGACCCCGCACACGCCAGAGCTGGCCCGCCTCGCCCACCGCTATCCGGTGATCGCCACGCTGCCCGAATCGGCCCGGCACCGTCTGTTCGAGACTGCGCGCTGGGC
Coding sequences within it:
- the xth gene encoding exodeoxyribonuclease III encodes the protein MKIATWNVNSLKVRLPHVLDWLAANRPDVLCLQELKLEDKSFPSAEIEAAGYHAAFSGQKTYNGVAILSRSALAGIGHGIPGFDDEQKRVLAATVNGVRVICGYFPNGQAVGSEKFAYKLRWLAALTEWLREELKAHQRLVLTGDFNIAPEDRDAHPDWKDEIHVSPAERAAFAALTGLGLADAYRLFPQDDKSFSWWDYRMGAFRRNFGLRIDHILLSPALRDVCCACTIDKAPRKLERPSDHAPVIAELEL
- a CDS encoding M3 family metallopeptidase, whose product is MPNPLLDFSALPRFDDIRPEHVAPAIRQLIDENRALIAELVADPAPPTWANFVTPMTEEGERLGRAWGIVGHLHSVMDVPEWREAYNAMLPEVSSFYAEVGQNLELFEKYRLLHDSAEYDMLSPARQRIIDHELRDFRLSGAELPDADKPRFKEIQEEQSALAAKFSENLLDATNAHTEWIEDEAELAGLPDDAIAAARAAAERDGKPGWKFTLQMPAYLPVMQYADNRELRARMYRAYATRASEQGRPELDNGPLIGRILALRAEEAKMLGYRNFAEVSLVPKMAETPDEVLAFLRELATKAKPFAERDLAELQAFARTELGLDPLEPWDIGYASEKLRQARYAFSDQEVKQYFPEPKVLEGLFGVIRTLYGVDIVADNAPLWDAGAHFFRIDRDGATLGHFYLDLHARKTKRGGAWMDSARSRYVGPRGTQTPVAYLVCNFPGPVGGKPPTFTHDDVLTLFHECGHGLHHLLTQIDDLAVSGIHGVEWDAVELPSQFMENFCWEWDVLCGMTSHVDTGAPLPRELFDKMIAAKNFQSGMQTVRQLEFSMFDLRLHSEVDASAGPVPVERVMELLDEVRREVAVMIPPPWHRFPHSFSHIFAGGYGAGYYSYKWAEVLSADAFAAFEEAGAGKGTLLDRETGERFWREILAVGGSRPALESFKAFRGREPRVDALLRHNGMVSA